Part of the Candidatus Krumholzibacteriia bacterium genome, GGTGATCTCGATACAATACGCCGGACACGCGGTCGCGCAGCAATTGCACGCCACACAGCGCGGCGTTCCGTCCGGACGCTGCATCAGCCGATGCTCACCCCGGAAGTTGGCCGGCAGCGGTTTCTTCTGCTCCGGCCACTGGTAGGTGTTCCCCACCCGGTTCAGCCGCAGGTCCGCCATGTTCTTGACGAAGTGCGCGATGGTGATGGTCATGCCGCGCAAAACCTCGCCGAGGTAGGTTCTCTCCCACCAGGAGCGGGGCTGATCGAGGGGTGTGGAGACGACTCGTGTGGCCATGGTGCGGGCCCGTTCCTGCGGGCTTGTTCAAAGTTTCACGCGCTGTTCAATTTAACCCACCCGCCACCAATGTCAAGGCATTTCCCAGGTTACGCTTTGACCCAACCCGCCGGTTGCCCGTATGATGGGCCGGTTGCGCCGCTTCTCCCCACGGAGGAACCATGACCCCCGAGAACATAATTTTCATCCTCGTGCTCGCCACGGCGGGCTACCTCATCGTCAGCCGGTCCATGCTGCTGATCTCCTACCTGCGGGTCGCGCGCGCGGACAACCGGACCGACGATATCGGAGGCCGCGTCGCTCAGACGCTCGTGGTCGGATTCGGGCAGTCGAAGATCCTGCGCGACCGCGTGGCGGGGCCGATTCACGCCGCCATCTTCTGGGGCTTTTTGATCCTGCTCGCCTCCGCGGCCGAGATGATCCTCGAGGGTCTGCACCACGGCTGGTCGCTGAACTTCCTGGGACCCATCTACTCCCTGCTCACCGCCCTGACCGACGTGTTCTGCGTGGTGGTGATGGCCGGGTGTGTGTTCGCGCTGTGGCGCCGCTACATCTCGAAGGTCCGCCGGCTCGAGGTATCCGGAGAAACGACGGAGGCGGGGCTCATCCTGCTCACCATCTTCATCATCGTTACCGCGCTGTTCGTGCAGAACGCCGCGCGGTTATACGCCACCGGAACCGACTTCTCACACGCCCTGCGCCCGCTGTCGGGGCCCTTCGGGACGGCTGTGTTTGCGTTGGCGGAGCCGGGGCTGGTGAAGGTCTTGTTCAAGATCGCGTGGTGGACGCACGCGGTGCTCATCCTCGGTTTCCTCAACTACCTGCCGTACTCGAAGCACCTGCACGTGCTCACCTCCATCCCCAACGTGTTCTTCTCCCCGGTGGGACCGGTCAACCACCTGGAGAAGATCGATTTCGAGGCCGAGGGCGCGGAGTCGTTCGGTGTGGTGGACATCGAAGACCTCTCGTGGAAGTCGCTGCTCGACGGCTACACCTGCACCCATTGCGGCCGCTGCACCAGCGTGTGTCCGGCCAACACCACCGGCAAGGTGCTCGACCCGCGTGCCATCATCATGCAGATCCGCGAGCGCACCATGGACAAGGCACCGCTGGTGCTCAAGAAGAAGCGCGGACAGGAACTCACCGCCGAGGAGCAGTCGGTGTGGGACCGCAAACTCATCGGCGACTACGTTTCTCCGGACGCGCTGTGGCAGTGCACCACCTGCGGCGCGTGCATGCAGGAGTGCCCGGTCAACATCGAGCACGTGCCCGCCATCGTGGGCATGCGCCGATCGATGGTGATGATGGACTCGTCGTTCAACGAAGAGTCTTCCTTCCTTCCCGCCGTGTACGGCAACATGGAGACAAACTCGGTGCCGTGGGGCGGTTTCTCGCAGGCGGACCGGGCCGCGTGGGCGGAGGGCACCGGTGTCAAGACCGCGGCCGAGGACCCCGATATGGACGTGCTGTTCTGGGTGGGATGTGCCGGCTCCTATGACGAGCGGGCGCGCAAGATCACGCGCGCGTTCGCCGAGCTGATGCAGATTGCCGGCGTGAAGTTCCGCATCCTCGGCACAGAGGAGAACTGCACGGGCGACGTGGCGCGCCGCACCGGCAACGAGTACCTGGCGGACATGTTGACAAAAACCAACGTGGAGACATTTCAGCGCTATAGCGTAAAGAGGATCGTCGCCACCTGCCCCCACTGCTTCAACACGCTGCGCAACGACTACCCGGCCTACGGCTTCACCGCGGAGGTGGTCCATCACACCCAGTTCATCCGCGAGTTGATGGCCGAGGGCCGCCTCAAGCTCGACGGGGCCACGCCGGAGACGATTGCCTACCATGACTCGTGCTACCTGGGCCGCTACAACGACGAGTACGCGTCGCCACGCGGGGACCTCTCCGACATCCCCGGCCTTTCGGTACGGGAACCGGCACGCGCCGGCGACCGCGGCTTCTGCTGCGGTGCGGGTGGCGGCCGCATGTTCATGGAGGAGAAGGTTGGCGACCGGGTGAACATCGTGCGCACGCGGGAACTGCTCGCCACGGGCGCAAAGACCATCGCGGCCAACTGCCCCTTCTGCACCACCATGCTCACCGACGGTGTGAAGGCCGACGAGGCGAACGCGGACGTGGTGGTGAAGGACGTGGCCGAGATCGTTCGTGAGCGGTTGCGCCGCGACACGGCCTCGTCTTAGCGCAAAAGAAAGCGCCGTCGGGCCCATGCCCGGCGGCGCAGTCACAACCTCGTCGAAGCCCTCCGCTAGGTAGAAGGAGACCCTTCCAGCGGGCGGCGTACGTTGGAGTCGGCGTCGCGGATGGAGCGCCAGAACTTGACGTTGTCCTCGCCCTTCTTCCACGACAGGTAGACGACGGTATTGTTCTGGATGGAGAAGAAGTCCACCATGCCGCGTTCCTCGTCCTTGAGGATGCAGCCGGTGTCGCGCACGGTGGCGCGGGCTTTCTCGATTTCGGCCTCGACGGCCTTGAGTTCCTGGGTCTTTTCTTCCAGCTCGACCGAATCGCGGCTCGCTTTCTGCGCGCCGCATTCGACGATCAGCTTGAGAATGGCGATTTCCTCGAGCAGCCAGAGGTACCGCTGGCGGTTCCTGCGGATTCTCTCCAGCGTGTTCTCCAGGAAACCGATGAGTGCGTTCGCCTCTTCGACGGTGAAGAACTTGGGGTTCATGTCGAACTCCTTCGACGCGACCGGCGACGCGACCCCGGGGGGGTGGATGCCGCGACCTCTCACGTGGTTGCCAATGCCTTTCCAGCCCTTAACGCTTCTTATCGGGCGCCTGACGCCCTTACACTGCTATACGT contains:
- a CDS encoding NADH-quinone oxidoreductase subunit I, whose product is MATRVVSTPLDQPRSWWERTYLGEVLRGMTITIAHFVKNMADLRLNRVGNTYQWPEQKKPLPANFRGEHRLMQRPDGTPRCVACNCCATACPAYCIEITGADTGHDGVEKYPVKFDIDILQCVFCGLCVEACPCDAIRMDTGKFTAAYFEGPVKILDIDYLLHNHPESKSPVSDAIY
- a CDS encoding (Fe-S)-binding protein; translation: MTPENIIFILVLATAGYLIVSRSMLLISYLRVARADNRTDDIGGRVAQTLVVGFGQSKILRDRVAGPIHAAIFWGFLILLASAAEMILEGLHHGWSLNFLGPIYSLLTALTDVFCVVVMAGCVFALWRRYISKVRRLEVSGETTEAGLILLTIFIIVTALFVQNAARLYATGTDFSHALRPLSGPFGTAVFALAEPGLVKVLFKIAWWTHAVLILGFLNYLPYSKHLHVLTSIPNVFFSPVGPVNHLEKIDFEAEGAESFGVVDIEDLSWKSLLDGYTCTHCGRCTSVCPANTTGKVLDPRAIIMQIRERTMDKAPLVLKKKRGQELTAEEQSVWDRKLIGDYVSPDALWQCTTCGACMQECPVNIEHVPAIVGMRRSMVMMDSSFNEESSFLPAVYGNMETNSVPWGGFSQADRAAWAEGTGVKTAAEDPDMDVLFWVGCAGSYDERARKITRAFAELMQIAGVKFRILGTEENCTGDVARRTGNEYLADMLTKTNVETFQRYSVKRIVATCPHCFNTLRNDYPAYGFTAEVVHHTQFIRELMAEGRLKLDGATPETIAYHDSCYLGRYNDEYASPRGDLSDIPGLSVREPARAGDRGFCCGAGGGRMFMEEKVGDRVNIVRTRELLATGAKTIAANCPFCTTMLTDGVKADEANADVVVKDVAEIVRERLRRDTASS
- a CDS encoding DUF2203 domain-containing protein codes for the protein MNPKFFTVEEANALIGFLENTLERIRRNRQRYLWLLEEIAILKLIVECGAQKASRDSVELEEKTQELKAVEAEIEKARATVRDTGCILKDEERGMVDFFSIQNNTVVYLSWKKGEDNVKFWRSIRDADSNVRRPLEGSPST